A stretch of the Streptomyces sp. NBC_00078 genome encodes the following:
- a CDS encoding DUF4232 domain-containing protein, whose amino-acid sequence MAKKSPSVHRTALLASAVAVLGLLTACGSSGDGTTASSPRTLSGTAAPATGGHSTGQASASPSASGTAQGEATATASRATPRSTTTSTHAGAGMRGRCHTSELRASVGRNDPGAGQENFPIVLTNTSARTCTVRGYPGAAFVDASGRQLGPDPKRESGTPATVTLAPGKSAWAGMTFSNPEVSGAHPATPASLLVTPPDERAHLSVKWTGGPVPVSGNASSVFLMVFSPGTGP is encoded by the coding sequence ATGGCGAAGAAGTCCCCCTCCGTACACCGGACGGCCCTGCTCGCGAGCGCGGTCGCGGTGCTGGGTCTGCTGACGGCCTGCGGCAGCAGCGGCGACGGCACCACGGCGAGCTCGCCACGCACGCTGTCCGGTACGGCCGCGCCCGCCACCGGCGGCCACAGCACCGGCCAGGCCAGCGCGTCCCCCTCCGCGTCGGGCACCGCGCAGGGCGAGGCCACCGCGACCGCGTCCAGGGCCACGCCCCGGTCTACGACCACGTCCACGCATGCCGGCGCCGGCATGCGTGGACGTTGCCACACCTCCGAGCTGCGAGCGAGCGTCGGGCGGAACGACCCGGGTGCCGGGCAGGAGAACTTCCCGATCGTGCTGACCAACACGTCCGCCCGCACCTGCACCGTGCGGGGCTACCCGGGTGCCGCGTTCGTCGACGCGTCGGGCCGGCAGCTGGGCCCGGACCCGAAGCGTGAGTCGGGTACGCCCGCGACGGTGACACTGGCGCCGGGAAAGAGCGCCTGGGCCGGGATGACGTTCTCGAACCCTGAGGTCAGCGGCGCGCACCCGGCCACTCCGGCCTCGCTGCTGGTGACCCCGCCGGACGAGCGGGCGCACCTCTCGGTGAAGTGGACGGGCGGACCGGTCCCGGTGTCCGGCAACGCGTCCTCCGTGTTCCTGATGGTGTTCAGCCCGGGTACCGGCCCCTGA
- a CDS encoding serine/threonine-protein kinase, protein MHSVERIGRYRLERRLGAGAFGTVWLAHDDELRAPVAVKVLADNWSHRLDVRERFLAEARMLRRAGSDRVVQVHDIGELPDGRPYFVMEYADGGTLAELLAAGPLPVPEALRLTALAARGAAALHAAGIVHRDIKPTNVLLCTSPEGVSRVLLADLGLAKSLAEASGLTQAAGSAGYRPPEQAEAGAGIDARADVYSLGAVGYHLVTGTVPGEPGRVVRPDRLRPDLAPAIRRALMRALAPDRRRRWPDAEAFADELDRLASSGLRPRRRRRALALTGAVALVAAAGVTAALVERQSPAADVRVTDTSDRIVAEVPGDWGRQLRDSGWDPRALGLPSGHQPGLVVADHLTEWQDLGADVNGVFVGLSEHGDLTAAVNTLTHPGCHYDGSRAYTGPTEHGRIRGWSRCPGGGSVTEAALAPTAGGAQTRVYVQIRQSGRASATDRVLDSVRIAS, encoded by the coding sequence ATGCACTCCGTCGAGCGGATCGGGCGCTACCGCCTCGAACGGCGCCTGGGCGCGGGCGCGTTCGGCACGGTCTGGCTCGCGCACGACGACGAACTGCGGGCACCGGTGGCGGTCAAGGTTCTCGCGGACAACTGGTCCCACCGGCTCGATGTCCGCGAGCGGTTCCTGGCCGAGGCGCGGATGCTGCGCCGGGCGGGCTCCGACCGGGTGGTGCAGGTCCACGACATCGGTGAACTCCCGGACGGCAGACCGTACTTCGTGATGGAGTACGCCGACGGCGGCACCCTCGCCGAGCTGCTGGCCGCCGGTCCGCTGCCGGTGCCCGAGGCACTGCGTCTGACGGCGCTGGCGGCCCGCGGCGCGGCCGCGCTGCACGCGGCGGGGATCGTGCACCGGGACATCAAGCCGACCAACGTGCTGCTGTGCACCTCCCCCGAGGGCGTCTCCCGGGTGCTGCTCGCCGACCTCGGGCTGGCCAAGAGCCTGGCCGAGGCGTCGGGTCTCACGCAGGCGGCCGGTTCCGCGGGCTACCGGCCACCCGAGCAGGCAGAGGCCGGCGCGGGCATCGACGCCCGGGCCGATGTGTACAGTCTGGGCGCGGTCGGCTACCACCTGGTCACCGGCACGGTTCCGGGTGAGCCGGGCAGGGTCGTACGGCCCGACCGGCTGCGTCCGGATCTGGCCCCGGCCATCCGGCGGGCCCTGATGCGGGCGCTTGCGCCGGACCGCAGACGCCGCTGGCCCGACGCCGAGGCCTTCGCGGACGAGCTGGATCGGCTCGCCTCGTCCGGCCTCCGCCCCCGAAGACGACGTAGGGCTCTCGCCCTGACGGGCGCCGTGGCCCTCGTCGCGGCTGCCGGCGTGACCGCGGCGCTGGTCGAGCGGCAGTCCCCGGCCGCGGACGTGCGGGTCACGGACACGAGCGACCGGATCGTCGCCGAGGTGCCGGGCGACTGGGGCCGCCAGCTGCGCGACTCGGGGTGGGATCCGCGGGCGCTCGGCCTGCCCTCCGGCCACCAGCCGGGGCTCGTCGTCGCCGACCACCTGACCGAGTGGCAGGACCTGGGGGCCGACGTGAACGGCGTGTTCGTGGGCCTGAGTGAGCACGGCGACCTCACGGCCGCGGTGAACACTCTCACCCACCCAGGCTGTCACTACGACGGCAGTCGCGCCTACACCGGCCCGACCGAGCACGGCCGGATCCGCGGCTGGAGTCGCTGCCCGGGAGGCGGGTCGGTCACGGAGGCCGCACTCGCCCCGACGGCCGGCGGCGCGCAGACTCGGGTGTACGTGCAGATCCGGCAGAGTGGCCGGGCCTCGGCGACCGACCGCGTCCTCGACTCCGTACGCATCGCAAGCTGA
- a CDS encoding RNA polymerase sigma factor, producing the protein MDRFRGEPQVAQTEELARDAAAGDTAALEELLQAIRPEVLRRCGRFLPCREDAEEAAQDVLLQVARKIGTFQGRSRFSTWLYTVVANCCRQKYRELKRRSAEQPAPIDAERHADPRTTSVIAGSRLDLLEALDRLEREHPQLVEPLVYRDICQLEYAEAAERAGIPLGTFKSRLHEARRQVRPWLTDTP; encoded by the coding sequence GTGGATCGTTTCCGAGGAGAGCCCCAGGTCGCGCAGACCGAGGAGCTGGCCCGCGACGCCGCGGCGGGCGACACGGCGGCACTGGAGGAGCTGCTCCAGGCGATCCGCCCGGAGGTCCTGCGGCGCTGTGGCCGGTTCCTGCCCTGCCGCGAGGACGCCGAGGAGGCCGCACAGGACGTCCTGCTCCAGGTCGCCCGGAAGATCGGTACCTTCCAGGGCCGTAGCCGCTTCAGCACCTGGCTCTACACGGTCGTCGCCAACTGCTGCCGTCAGAAGTACCGCGAACTCAAGCGGCGCTCGGCCGAACAGCCGGCCCCGATCGACGCGGAGCGGCACGCCGACCCGCGCACGACCAGCGTCATCGCCGGATCCCGCCTCGACCTGCTGGAGGCGCTGGACCGGCTGGAGCGCGAGCATCCCCAGCTGGTCGAGCCGCTGGTGTACCGCGACATCTGCCAGCTGGAGTACGCCGAGGCGGCCGAGCGCGCCGGGATCCCACTGGGCACGTTCAAGTCGCGGCTGCACGAGGCGCGCCGGCAGGTCAGGCCCTGGCTGACGGACACGCCCTGA